The Malus sylvestris chromosome 8, drMalSylv7.2, whole genome shotgun sequence genomic interval GTTATGTTCCGGTTGACTTGTGAGCTACAAATACTTCGATTCGAAGGGCTTTACAAGTTGTTTGAGAGGCGTGAATACGAATCCAGCATCATATTCCAGGTATAGATCGAAATTTCGATAAAATTTCCTATACTTCAGCCACTTTTAGCTAGTACAATACCATTCCACAGTacctgataaaaaaaaattttgtgtacacatttgataaaaaaaaattcatataattTCAGGAACATATAAGGATAAGAAAGCAATTGAAGGTTACGAGCCACAGGTACCGATTCTTTATCATCGGATGCATGTTTACCATCACGGTGAGTCAATTCGGGGCCTTGTTGCTGGTTTTGGCATCTAAGACGGAGAAGACTTTCCTCAACTCTGGTGATCTTGTGGTTTGTTCTGCAGTCGAGCTTAGTGGCTTGTTTTGTTGCCTAATGGAGGCAGCAAGAATTACTCATAGAGCTCAAGGAGTTGTAGCAATTGCAACAAGATGGCACATGCTCTTGACTTGTCCGAATGCCGGATCAGACCAGCAGTGGAAAAGCCGGCAGATTAGCTCAGAGGCAAATGGACGCTGTAGAGAGAGTGACTGTGAACATTCATCAGACATTTCCACTTCAGTTCCTCCACAGCAGCCTTCCTCATTTCAAACCAGGCAAGCTCTGGGTGAGTATGCTTGCTCTCTAAGTTTATATTCCTTAATTTCATAGTAGTACAGTTATTTTTGTAGGATAACCAGGAAAATTCAAGACCTACTTATTATATAAAGGACAAAGGCGTATGATGAACTCTGAATATGTGTAGTCACTTTCAAGTTAATTAACCCCACGTATCAGGTAAACTCGTGTGTTTTTAACATGTGAAAACACACGAGCTTACCTGATACATGGTGATATGGATGCTTATGTATAGTTTGGTGTACGTTTGTGTGCGCAGTGGCGTATTTGAGTCACAACAACGGAGGGATCACGCTGTATGGGTTTGCGCTTGATCGGGGGTTGCTTCACACACTATTTGCATTTGAGTTCTCTCTGGTGCTGTGGGTGCTCAGCAAAGTGGTTGTTTTGTCTTAAGAACAACTTAGAGGTTTGCCGAATGAAGCTTCCAACACCATGTCAACGTTAACAATGCTGGAGGCTGAAGAGCAGTACCAATCAGATGAGCTCAAAGACAGACAGGACGATTATATTGAAATCTTCAAAATTTTCctaatgaaatgggaaatacTAGTTAATTAAACATTAATATATACATGAGGATTGTTGATATCGAAAACGCACAGAAGGAAGATGTAGAGAGAAGCATTGGTGAGGCAAAAAATCAAATGCTACAACCAAACGTATCCGAGTACATATATACATGTTCATGAACTCGGCTGAGCCAACAATGAACTTACTACTCATCCTCcaacaaataaacgaacaactAGCTAACAGCAAAGCTATAATACAAAGACTAAAAAACGTTTTTTCCATGTAGTTTACACAAAGTTTCTCTTACGAGACATCGTCCCTGTAGTTTCATGTAATTTGCCAATTGTTCCTGGTAGAGGACATCTGTCACTTATGTTGATTTCTGGTACGAAATCTATCAGGCTAACCCTTTCGTGTACCATGTACGTGACAATTTGTTAACAAAAGTTGACAGATCTCCTTGGAGTTGCAACAATTGGCATATAATAGATACcaaatttgatgcattatatatagaAAATTATGCACGAAAGTCAAACCTTCTGAAAAGTTGAGTTTAGTAGCACTATTTTATGTAAACttttgacctttttttttaactataaTATACCCatatttattataaaatgtATCGTAGTTTTAAAATGtactattatttaaaaataaaaaaccatatcaGACTTTCACAGCATATATGAGTAAAAAATCATTACTTGATACTAATCTTTGCCCACCATTAGGGTGAATTATTAGTTATTGTAGAAATTGATTCTTTCTTAATCACCAAACGTGCAGCAGTACAACATTTATACATTACAACCATAACAGCCCTATACTAATTACAGCCATAATAGTCCTTAACTAATGACATAGGAATGACAAATAATTATCGAAACGGAAAACAATTACACACAGTCATTGCATTGGTGATAAAGGTTGTAACTCccttgtagacattgaaatttcggtgaaataaatgttgaccaatatttacaatttcaacgctcacgtgtcacataaattttacacgtagcgtgtgactaaacgaaaaatcaaaataaatcggaaaagtcatcaaacaggacacgtgttaacacctggcagaaatgatttatttcatctgaatattatattcaaaactaggctttggaaaattctataaatagaagccatttcattcattttagtgaggaccaattcataaccaattcacctcacaccaaaaccttgaagctttgaaactccaaagctctcaagcaaatcccaaGGGATCAataaagctctcttcgttcttcgtcaacccaaccttcaagatcaagccccaacgaccctttggaggaacttccaccaattcaagatcaagccccgatggcccttgaagaaagtgttcatcgttcatcatccgttcatcctaagatcaagccccaatgaccttttggatcaacaacatcaacaaatccacacatacaaccgttcttcaagatcaaggccaaaagcccttgaagatccatccatcaactgttcattgagatcaagccccaaaggcccctagaagatccgttcatcaacaattcttcaagatcaagcccaaaagcccttgaagatccgtttaTCCATcaatcttcaagatcaagcccaaaaggccccttgaagaaacttccaaccattcatctaagatcaagcctcgacggcccttggatcagcatcacaatccacaaatcaacaccttacggagatcgaatcagaggatcaaatttgagagagattctaacccctaaatcattaatacaaaatattattttgtacacgtgttcttgtctcgtttgtttcaggattttccgtgtttacaaatttggcaggCCTAGTGGGactatctctacctctcatctctttgtcCGTTCAAGAAATCtaaacacacctcaaagtcaatggcatcatgcaagggacaagccgttctcgcaaccaccaagggaaggatcctaagcacttctgccgcgaacgaacaatccattggcgctacaaccgctcctcaaaatgccacttcaaagttggtgctgCTAAAGGAGCAAGGAGAGCAATAAAGGCGCGAGtccgtcatcaacctgacctcgctgggggcaccgaagtATGCTGCTGAGGCATATAAGATGACATCCCA includes:
- the LOC126633407 gene encoding uncharacterized protein LOC126633407, with amino-acid sequence MNNQINVQCTSHPQISSPGRPNNNSNEPNTAPLLLQSSDELCSFKGSLKWWALDHSSCFGKFLSYFTFIFLTVLVPILTSLSLKLPSGDPISFNKLVQLPESSLAAIGFITLSGFFRKYGLRQLLFLDGLTDDSGFVRRGYTHELDKAFKYLACILLPSFFIELAHKIIFFSTVQISLPHISSSVPVNSIMFVLVLASWVYRTGVFLLVCVMFRLTCELQILRFEGLYKLFERREYESSIIFQEHIRIRKQLKVTSHRYRFFIIGCMFTITVSQFGALLLVLASKTEKTFLNSGDLVVCSAVELSGLFCCLMEAARITHRAQGVVAIATRWHMLLTCPNAGSDQQWKSRQISSEANGRCRESDCEHSSDISTSVPPQQPSSFQTRQALVAYLSHNNGGITLYGFALDRGLLHTLFAFEFSLVLWVLSKVVVLS